Proteins encoded by one window of Salicibibacter halophilus:
- a CDS encoding HEPN domain-containing protein — MDKKMMYWLNESKENFDTAQILYRNNKFLETAFFCQLSTEKMLKAFIAKRTETMPPKIHNLLSLANKANLDNELSESQLEFLTDLNPFQLEGRYPGDREILLKKTPKSEFADLLKRTEVELQWLEQKLKSEK; from the coding sequence GTGGATAAGAAAATGATGTATTGGTTGAACGAGTCTAAAGAAAATTTTGACACTGCACAAATACTGTATCGAAACAACAAATTTTTAGAAACAGCATTCTTTTGTCAGTTATCCACTGAAAAAATGTTGAAGGCATTTATTGCAAAGCGTACAGAAACAATGCCACCAAAAATTCATAATTTATTATCCCTGGCTAATAAGGCGAATCTGGATAATGAACTCAGTGAGTCCCAGTTAGAGTTTTTGACAGACCTTAACCCGTTTCAGTTAGAAGGACGATATCCCGGTGATAGGGAAATTTTATTAAAAAAGACACCCAAGAGTGAATTTGCAGACTTACTAAAAAGAACTGAGGTGGAACTGCAATGGCTAGAACAGAAGCTGAAATCCGAGAAATGA
- a CDS encoding nucleotidyltransferase family protein, whose translation MARTEAEIREMIKQYVNALEREISVKRVILYGSYAKGTATNDSDIDIAVESNDFSDHYLKEWQRLYRYVWKSGADPLLEPRPLLRDSEPFMTEEILKTGKVIYEADKETALPD comes from the coding sequence ATGGCTAGAACAGAAGCTGAAATCCGAGAAATGATCAAGCAATATGTGAATGCGCTGGAAAGAGAGATAAGTGTCAAAAGAGTGATACTATACGGTTCTTATGCAAAAGGAACAGCCACAAATGACAGTGATATTGACATCGCTGTAGAATCCAACGATTTTAGCGATCACTATTTAAAAGAATGGCAACGATTATATCGATATGTATGGAAAAGTGGCGCCGATCCATTATTAGAACCGCGTCCCCTTCTCCGAGACAGCGAGCCCTTTATGACAGAAGAGATTTTAAAAACAGGTAAAGTTATTTACGAAGCCGACAAAGAAACTGCTCTACCGGATTAA
- a CDS encoding branched-chain amino acid ABC transporter permease → MSMVKRNATPLIFLLIALVVPLVTDNQYYLYILTLAFIWSIAIYGMNLISGYTGQLTLAHAGFFAIGAYSLGLLTVDVNVPYWLAFLLACVITTVAGLLIGLIALRTKTHYFAIYTLCVGYIIYLIIYQWDELTGGVRGLIGIEPPGAIGPITFESAESNYYLVLAFLVLTIVFMKFITESLVGRTFVAIRNSEELAQTIGINTMKQKLLSFVISTFFAGMAGALYASFVRFIGPEISYTMTMFDMLTYLIVGGIGTMYGPLVGTFLIVTLTQSLQFMEEYRMLIFGPVLVLLVIFYPRGIVGGIQMWKAKRQYKKQQKMAKQASNSSTYGGGD, encoded by the coding sequence ATGTCCATGGTTAAAAGAAATGCCACGCCGCTTATCTTTTTGCTCATCGCTTTAGTGGTGCCTCTTGTTACAGACAATCAGTATTATTTGTATATTTTGACGCTCGCCTTTATTTGGTCGATCGCTATCTATGGCATGAACTTAATATCCGGGTATACGGGTCAGCTCACCCTCGCCCATGCAGGTTTTTTCGCGATCGGGGCGTACTCGCTCGGCCTGTTAACGGTGGATGTGAATGTGCCTTATTGGCTCGCGTTTCTCCTTGCTTGCGTGATAACAACGGTTGCTGGTTTATTGATCGGACTCATTGCCTTAAGAACGAAGACGCATTATTTTGCGATCTACACGCTCTGCGTCGGCTATATCATCTATCTCATCATTTATCAGTGGGATGAATTGACCGGGGGTGTGCGCGGCTTGATCGGGATCGAACCTCCCGGGGCGATCGGTCCGATCACGTTTGAAAGTGCCGAATCCAATTATTATTTAGTGCTCGCCTTTCTCGTATTGACGATTGTCTTCATGAAGTTTATCACCGAATCCCTCGTCGGCCGCACGTTTGTCGCGATCCGCAATTCGGAAGAACTGGCGCAGACGATCGGCATCAACACGATGAAACAGAAATTGCTTTCGTTCGTCATTTCTACGTTTTTTGCCGGCATGGCCGGCGCGCTGTACGCATCTTTCGTCCGCTTTATCGGCCCGGAAATTTCGTACACGATGACGATGTTTGATATGTTGACGTACTTGATCGTTGGCGGCATCGGCACGATGTACGGACCGCTTGTGGGTACGTTCTTGATTGTTACGCTGACGCAATCGCTCCAATTTATGGAGGAATACCGCATGTTGATTTTCGGCCCCGTCTTGGTACTTCTCGTTATTTTCTACCCAAGAGGGATTGTCGGCGGGATTCAAATGTGGAAAGCGAAGCGGCAATATAAAAAACAGCAAAAAATGGCAAAGCAAGCATCCAACTCATCGACGTACGGGGGTGGCGATTAA
- a CDS encoding ABC transporter ATP-binding protein: MLTLTDVSVRYGFYEALSDISMHVEAGELVVLLGANGAGKSTIFRTISGLNKPAKGRIEWKGKSIGGVPASNLVKAGIGHCPEGRKLFPEMNVSENLKMGSYAVRRDKKAVAETLERVYTLFPILEEKQKASAGSLSGGQQQMLAIGRAMMARPELLLLDEPSIGLAPLIVEQVFDVIQEINRGGTTVLLAEQNANAALKIADRGYVIEDGKIVVEGDREELFANDDVRKAYIGA, from the coding sequence CTGTTGACGCTAACTGATGTTTCGGTACGATATGGGTTTTACGAGGCGTTATCAGACATCTCCATGCACGTGGAGGCCGGAGAGCTGGTCGTATTGTTAGGGGCAAACGGCGCCGGCAAAAGCACGATTTTCCGGACGATCAGTGGCTTGAATAAACCGGCAAAAGGGCGCATCGAATGGAAAGGCAAATCGATTGGCGGCGTACCCGCCAGCAACTTGGTGAAAGCCGGCATCGGCCATTGCCCGGAAGGGCGGAAACTGTTTCCGGAGATGAACGTCTCCGAAAACTTGAAAATGGGTTCCTATGCGGTCAGACGGGATAAAAAAGCCGTCGCGGAAACACTGGAACGGGTCTACACGTTGTTTCCGATTTTGGAAGAAAAGCAGAAGGCATCCGCAGGCTCGCTTAGCGGCGGTCAACAACAAATGCTGGCGATCGGACGGGCGATGATGGCGCGCCCTGAATTGCTGTTGCTAGACGAACCATCGATCGGGCTGGCGCCGCTGATCGTTGAACAGGTTTTCGACGTCATTCAGGAAATCAATCGCGGCGGCACGACGGTTCTTTTGGCGGAACAAAACGCCAATGCAGCCCTCAAGATAGCCGACCGCGGGTACGTCATTGAAGACGGAAAAATCGTTGTGGAAGGGGATCGCGAGGAGTTGTTTGCCAATGACGACGTTCGAAAAGCGTATATCGGGGCTTAA
- a CDS encoding long-chain-fatty-acid--CoA ligase, with amino-acid sequence MEDKATPYEAIEIPEISLGKMLEQSLVDNRHKTALTFGELTYTYEELNNNIQRVASGLSKRGVKKGDRVALMLPNCPQYPASYFAVLSLGATVVQVNPMYKPPELLHVLNDSNVSAIIMLDDLQPVFEAIQKETSVQTVIEVSLKGPSHFDALLNDEGEAPRAAIDPKEDVAVIQYTGGTTGRSKGAMLTHYNLVANTLQSSATQVSKNEEQERVLSIAPLFHVYGMTSAMNLTLYRGGNMILVPRFDVEEVVQIIERLKPTGFPGVPTMYMALLQYYKEREFDLSSLNILTSGSAPLPVEVINTFNSITGANVAEGFGLSEASPVTHRNPVDGLQKTGSIGITLPNTEAKIVDIATGEEELSTGEVGEMIIRGPQIMKGYYGLPEETAQTLRNGWLYTGDLANVDEDGYYFIVGRKKELILASGFNVYPIEVEDVIYRHPAVQEAAVIGVPDPYRGETVKAVVVKHEGAELTEEELIDFCKESLSNYKVPKLVSYVDELPKTAVGKILKRQLVETEKTK; translated from the coding sequence ATGGAGGATAAAGCCACGCCTTATGAAGCTATTGAAATACCTGAAATATCCTTGGGAAAGATGCTCGAGCAGAGCCTCGTCGACAATCGCCATAAAACGGCGTTGACGTTCGGGGAGCTCACGTACACATACGAAGAACTGAACAACAACATCCAACGTGTGGCGAGCGGCCTGTCCAAACGCGGGGTTAAAAAAGGGGATCGCGTCGCGCTGATGCTTCCGAATTGTCCCCAGTACCCCGCGAGCTATTTCGCGGTCCTAAGCCTTGGCGCGACTGTCGTGCAAGTGAATCCGATGTACAAGCCGCCGGAGCTGTTGCACGTCCTTAACGATTCAAATGTTAGCGCGATCATTATGTTGGATGATCTCCAACCGGTTTTCGAAGCGATCCAAAAAGAAACCAGTGTTCAAACCGTCATCGAAGTCTCGTTAAAAGGACCTAGTCATTTTGATGCATTGTTGAATGATGAAGGCGAAGCGCCGCGCGCAGCCATTGACCCGAAAGAAGATGTGGCTGTCATTCAATATACGGGTGGCACGACGGGACGTTCGAAAGGCGCGATGCTCACCCACTACAATTTGGTGGCCAATACGCTTCAATCGTCCGCGACACAGGTCAGCAAGAACGAGGAACAAGAGCGAGTGCTCTCGATCGCGCCGCTTTTCCACGTCTACGGCATGACGAGCGCGATGAACCTTACGCTCTATCGAGGCGGAAACATGATTCTCGTCCCTCGCTTTGACGTCGAGGAAGTCGTCCAAATCATTGAACGTCTCAAACCGACCGGTTTCCCAGGGGTGCCGACGATGTATATGGCTTTATTGCAATATTATAAGGAGCGTGAATTTGACCTCTCGTCCTTAAATATTTTGACGAGCGGCTCCGCCCCGCTTCCCGTTGAAGTCATTAACACATTTAATTCCATCACCGGAGCGAATGTCGCCGAAGGGTTTGGCCTTTCCGAAGCCTCGCCGGTCACGCACCGCAACCCTGTGGATGGCTTGCAAAAAACAGGCAGTATCGGCATTACCTTGCCGAATACGGAAGCAAAGATCGTTGATATCGCGACCGGTGAAGAGGAGCTCTCCACCGGAGAAGTCGGAGAAATGATCATTCGCGGCCCGCAAATCATGAAAGGCTATTACGGCTTGCCGGAGGAAACTGCGCAAACGCTTCGGAATGGCTGGCTTTATACCGGGGACTTGGCCAACGTCGATGAAGACGGCTATTACTTCATCGTCGGCAGGAAAAAAGAACTGATCCTCGCGAGCGGATTCAACGTTTACCCGATTGAAGTGGAAGATGTTATTTATAGACACCCGGCTGTACAAGAAGCTGCCGTCATCGGCGTGCCGGATCCGTATCGCGGCGAAACGGTGAAAGCGGTCGTCGTAAAACACGAGGGGGCAGAACTCACGGAAGAAGAGCTGATCGATTTTTGCAAGGAAAGCCTCTCGAACTACAAAGTGCCAAAACTGGTTTCTTATGTCGATGAACTTCCGAAAACCGCGGTCGGAAAAATATTAAAAAGACAACTCGTTGAAACGGAGAAAACAAAATAG
- a CDS encoding thiolase family protein produces the protein MEDVVIVSAVRTAIAKKGGALASVDPSVYGGEVISEALRRADVEQEAVEDVIFGNCLSGGGNTARVSLLEAGLPVEIPGLTIDRQCGSGINSVALAAEKIIAGNADVVVAGGTESMTRSPHLLAVQERAYDRRPPSFINRRLSPDAIGDPPMGITAENLADQYEVSREEQDAFALRSQERMGDAVEKGYFKDQIVPIDVKTRKGTVTFDQDEHPRPDVTKESLAKLAPVFKKDGSVTAGSSSGINDGASALVLMSGTEAKKRGLKPLATVKASAVAGVDPNIMGIGPVPAVKKVLEKSGDQLDDFDLIEINEAFAAQVLACDRDLNFDMDKVNVNGGAIAHGHPIAATGGMLVTKLCYELERRGEKKGLVTACIGGGQGIALVVERD, from the coding sequence ATGGAAGATGTGGTTATCGTTTCTGCCGTCCGGACGGCCATCGCGAAAAAAGGCGGAGCGTTAGCGTCCGTCGATCCGTCCGTGTACGGCGGCGAAGTCATCAGCGAGGCGTTGCGTCGCGCGGACGTGGAACAGGAAGCCGTGGAAGATGTTATTTTCGGAAATTGTCTCAGCGGCGGAGGAAACACCGCGCGCGTGTCGCTCCTCGAAGCGGGCTTGCCGGTGGAGATTCCGGGGCTCACGATTGATCGCCAATGCGGATCGGGCATTAATAGCGTCGCTTTAGCTGCCGAGAAAATCATCGCAGGAAATGCCGATGTTGTCGTGGCCGGCGGCACGGAAAGCATGACGCGTAGCCCGCACCTGTTAGCCGTGCAAGAACGGGCGTACGACCGGCGGCCGCCGTCGTTCATTAATCGCAGGCTCTCGCCCGATGCCATCGGGGATCCGCCCATGGGCATTACGGCGGAGAACCTGGCGGATCAGTATGAGGTGAGCCGCGAAGAGCAGGATGCTTTTGCGTTGAGAAGCCAGGAGCGCATGGGTGATGCGGTGGAGAAAGGGTATTTCAAGGATCAAATTGTGCCGATCGACGTGAAAACACGAAAAGGCACCGTGACGTTTGATCAAGACGAGCATCCGCGCCCGGATGTGACAAAGGAATCGCTCGCCAAACTCGCGCCGGTTTTTAAAAAAGACGGCAGCGTCACTGCCGGCAGTTCCTCCGGGATTAACGACGGGGCGTCGGCGTTGGTGTTGATGTCCGGGACCGAAGCCAAAAAGCGCGGATTGAAACCGCTGGCAACGGTGAAGGCATCGGCGGTCGCGGGCGTTGACCCGAATATTATGGGCATCGGTCCCGTTCCGGCTGTGAAAAAAGTACTTGAAAAAAGCGGGGATCAGTTGGATGATTTCGATTTGATCGAAATCAATGAAGCGTTTGCCGCCCAAGTGCTCGCTTGTGACCGGGACCTAAACTTTGACATGGACAAAGTGAATGTGAACGGCGGAGCGATCGCCCACGGCCATCCAATTGCCGCGACCGGCGGTATGCTCGTGACGAAATTGTGCTATGAGCTCGAACGCCGCGGGGAGAAGAAAGGACTCGTCACCGCCTGCATCGGCGGCGGCCAAGGCATCGCACTCGTCGTGGAGCGAGACTAA
- a CDS encoding SDR family oxidoreductase encodes MNGRHVLKVQRLIRPWKIPFRRLAQPEDIAGAIAYFASDDAKYVTGQTLSVSGGLTMA; translated from the coding sequence GTGAATGGGCGGCATGTTTTAAAGGTTCAGCGACTTATTCGTCCGTGGAAAATCCCTTTTCGCCGCCTGGCACAACCGGAAGACATCGCCGGCGCCATTGCCTATTTTGCCTCGGACGATGCTAAATATGTGACTGGACAAACTTTATCGGTTAGTGGCGGTTTGACGATGGCGTAG
- a CDS encoding thiol-disulfide oxidoreductase DCC family protein, whose protein sequence is MRKHVVFYDGECPLCRAVKRVLGKLDWRDAIHWHAVQEISAATLEKANAYKNMYDEIYMLTPDKQVLTGFNTVRKLLVLLPLTFPVAVLMYVPGAGLIGGPVYRFFSSRRYQWFGRVPYERE, encoded by the coding sequence ATGCGAAAACATGTCGTTTTTTATGACGGCGAATGCCCGCTCTGCCGAGCGGTAAAAAGGGTGCTCGGCAAACTTGACTGGCGCGATGCCATCCACTGGCACGCCGTACAAGAAATAAGCGCGGCAACGCTTGAAAAAGCGAACGCCTACAAAAATATGTACGATGAGATCTATATGCTCACCCCGGACAAGCAAGTATTAACCGGCTTTAATACCGTGCGTAAACTGCTCGTGTTGCTCCCGCTCACGTTTCCCGTCGCGGTGCTCATGTATGTGCCGGGTGCCGGGTTGATTGGCGGCCCGGTTTATCGCTTCTTTTCCAGTCGCCGATATCAGTGGTTTGGCCGCGTGCCTTATGAGCGTGAGTGA
- a CDS encoding ABC transporter ATP-binding protein, giving the protein MFIETKGLTKAFGGLTAVDNVDVGIEKGKITAIIGPNGAGKSTLFNVISGFYPTTKGTITFNGEDITKKKAFNVAKLGIARTFQTTNLFEQATVMDNVIVGHRLRTKSGVFDALLRTPRLKREERESREKAEEVLAFVGLTKEANRLVSDVSQEAKKRAAFAVALATDPEVVFLDEPAAGVNPDETDGLIDLMHKMVANGLTVCLIEHKMQMIMEIADHIVVLNQGKKIAEGTPEEIQNNETVIQAYLGGGDEAVDAN; this is encoded by the coding sequence ATGTTCATTGAAACGAAAGGCCTGACGAAAGCATTTGGCGGATTGACGGCCGTGGACAACGTCGATGTCGGCATTGAAAAAGGAAAAATTACGGCGATCATCGGTCCGAACGGGGCGGGGAAGTCGACGCTTTTCAATGTGATCAGCGGCTTTTATCCAACGACGAAAGGAACTATTACTTTTAATGGCGAAGATATCACCAAAAAGAAAGCCTTTAACGTTGCAAAATTGGGCATTGCCCGCACGTTTCAGACGACGAATCTGTTTGAGCAGGCGACCGTCATGGACAACGTGATCGTCGGGCATCGCTTGCGTACGAAGTCGGGAGTTTTTGACGCTTTGTTGCGCACGCCGAGGTTGAAAAGGGAAGAACGGGAAAGCCGCGAGAAAGCAGAGGAGGTGTTGGCTTTTGTCGGATTAACGAAGGAAGCGAACCGGCTCGTTTCGGACGTTTCCCAGGAGGCGAAGAAGCGTGCCGCTTTCGCGGTTGCCCTCGCCACCGATCCGGAAGTGGTGTTCTTGGATGAGCCGGCCGCGGGGGTTAACCCGGATGAAACAGATGGGTTGATCGATCTTATGCACAAAATGGTCGCCAATGGCTTAACGGTCTGTTTAATCGAGCACAAAATGCAGATGATCATGGAAATTGCTGACCACATTGTCGTCCTAAACCAAGGAAAAAAAATCGCCGAAGGCACACCCGAAGAGATTCAAAACAACGAGACCGTCATTCAAGCGTATTTGGGAGGGGGTGATGAAGCTGTTGACGCTAACTGA
- a CDS encoding acyl-CoA dehydrogenase family protein: MDLRLTEEQKMVQTTIRKFVEKELMPLENDVLRNEREGKPSLPAEKIEELQQKAKDAGFWGINTPEEYGGADLGQVMYAIVMMEVAKTFVPFTFGGSADNILYYGNEEQKEKYLLPTISGEKKSCFALTEPGAGSDTQNIKMTAEKDGDEWVLNGEKTFITGGNEADFVMVIAITDKEAHAANGRDGVTCFIAERDMGWKSEYIDTMGEWGPASLIFDQVRVPEENILGELDRGYDLGLEWIGFARWIVGARAVGSAERLLNMAIDYSKERETFGKPISTRQAIQWQIADSAVELEAAKWLVLNAAFSLDNGEDNRHYASMAKLYGATKGNDIIDRVMQIHGGMGYTKELPIERWYREARLWRIYDGTDEIQRLIISRNLLKGNVKLGQHI; encoded by the coding sequence ATGGATTTACGCTTAACAGAAGAACAAAAAATGGTGCAGACGACGATTCGCAAATTCGTGGAAAAAGAACTGATGCCGCTGGAGAACGATGTGCTGCGCAATGAACGGGAAGGGAAGCCGAGCCTCCCCGCAGAAAAAATCGAAGAGCTGCAACAAAAAGCGAAAGATGCCGGTTTCTGGGGCATCAATACGCCGGAAGAGTACGGCGGCGCCGACCTCGGCCAGGTCATGTACGCGATCGTCATGATGGAAGTGGCGAAGACGTTCGTCCCGTTCACGTTCGGCGGTTCGGCCGACAACATCCTCTATTACGGCAACGAAGAACAAAAAGAAAAGTATCTCCTCCCGACGATCAGCGGCGAGAAAAAATCCTGCTTTGCCCTCACCGAACCCGGCGCCGGATCCGATACGCAAAACATCAAAATGACCGCGGAAAAAGACGGCGATGAATGGGTGCTTAACGGCGAGAAAACGTTCATCACCGGCGGGAATGAAGCAGACTTTGTCATGGTGATCGCGATCACGGACAAGGAAGCCCACGCGGCCAACGGCCGGGACGGCGTTACTTGTTTCATCGCGGAAAGAGACATGGGCTGGAAATCCGAATACATCGACACGATGGGCGAATGGGGGCCCGCATCGCTTATTTTCGATCAAGTGCGCGTGCCGGAAGAAAACATTCTCGGCGAGCTCGACCGCGGCTACGACCTCGGGTTGGAATGGATCGGATTCGCCCGCTGGATCGTCGGGGCACGGGCAGTCGGATCGGCCGAACGTTTGCTCAATATGGCCATCGATTATTCCAAGGAGCGGGAAACGTTCGGAAAACCGATTTCCACCCGCCAAGCGATCCAGTGGCAAATTGCGGACTCGGCGGTCGAGCTCGAAGCGGCCAAATGGTTGGTCCTCAACGCCGCCTTCAGCTTGGACAACGGCGAAGACAATCGCCACTATGCCTCGATGGCAAAACTATACGGCGCGACGAAGGGAAATGACATCATCGATCGCGTGATGCAAATCCACGGCGGCATGGGCTACACGAAAGAGCTGCCCATCGAACGCTGGTACCGGGAAGCCCGGCTCTGGAGAATCTATGACGGGACCGATGAAATTCAACGCTTGATCATTTCTCGTAACCTATTA
- a CDS encoding ABC transporter substrate-binding protein, producing the protein MKMKKISMMVGGVMMLLAVGCNGGGEDADITEEAEGTPAPGGPDDEGGGEEVEVDTEVAEGTEVIDIGFSGPLSGAGAYYGNNTLNGISMAMEEINEDGGFEVDGETYSFNLVSLDDQYLPDETGANVRRLVQEDDTPFIFVPHSGGTYATQVFNEQDEVLLGSYSSEPEITQQGNDLTWRIPPTYDNYIEPFSEYQMERFGTDLAMLPPNTEFGMDWAEALGPAWEEMGGDVIHESSVDYAQDTDFYTLVTNALADDPDVLFVGGSSEPTAQVMSQARELGFEGGFLVMDQAKLDEIDNVLGGAPDVIEGSVGVAPLVDDIHEGNEQFVSDYQEMHDADPGSEAGYHYYSVYILAEAMKAAGETEDAHAIREHLDEGLHQVDEDKRIYDVSGIDEDGGMTTELRMAVVEDGEVELVDFDH; encoded by the coding sequence ATGAAAATGAAAAAAATCAGTATGATGGTCGGCGGGGTTATGATGCTCTTGGCGGTCGGGTGCAATGGCGGAGGGGAAGATGCAGATATTACGGAAGAAGCGGAAGGAACCCCTGCACCGGGAGGTCCCGATGATGAGGGCGGGGGAGAAGAGGTTGAAGTGGACACGGAAGTGGCGGAAGGCACGGAAGTGATTGACATTGGTTTTAGCGGTCCGTTAAGCGGCGCCGGCGCATATTATGGGAACAACACATTGAACGGCATCTCGATGGCGATGGAAGAAATTAACGAAGACGGCGGCTTTGAGGTCGACGGAGAAACGTATTCGTTCAATCTTGTAAGTCTTGACGACCAGTACTTGCCGGATGAAACAGGCGCGAACGTGCGGCGGCTCGTGCAAGAAGACGACACCCCTTTTATTTTTGTGCCTCACAGCGGCGGCACGTATGCTACGCAAGTGTTTAACGAACAAGACGAAGTGCTCCTCGGCTCATATTCCAGCGAGCCAGAAATTACGCAACAGGGGAATGATCTAACGTGGCGAATTCCGCCCACGTATGACAACTACATCGAGCCATTTTCCGAATACCAGATGGAGCGCTTCGGCACGGACTTAGCCATGCTGCCGCCGAACACCGAGTTCGGCATGGATTGGGCCGAGGCACTGGGACCGGCTTGGGAAGAAATGGGCGGTGACGTCATTCATGAAAGTTCCGTGGACTATGCCCAGGACACCGACTTTTACACGTTGGTCACCAACGCGTTAGCTGATGACCCGGATGTTCTTTTCGTCGGCGGCTCCTCGGAACCGACGGCACAAGTCATGTCCCAGGCGAGAGAATTGGGATTTGAAGGCGGATTTTTGGTGATGGACCAGGCGAAGCTCGATGAAATCGATAACGTTCTCGGCGGCGCGCCGGACGTCATTGAAGGTTCGGTCGGCGTGGCTCCGCTCGTCGATGACATTCATGAAGGAAACGAACAATTTGTCAGCGACTATCAAGAAATGCATGACGCCGATCCCGGCTCGGAAGCCGGCTACCACTATTACAGCGTTTATATCCTGGCCGAAGCCATGAAAGCAGCCGGTGAAACCGAAGATGCCCATGCGATTCGCGAGCACTTGGACGAAGGACTCCACCAAGTGGATGAAGATAAAAGAATCTATGATGTATCAGGAATAGACGAAGACGGCGGCATGACGACGGAACTGAGAATGGCCGTCGTGGAAGACGGAGAAGTGGAACTCGTGGATTTTGATCACTAG
- a CDS encoding PaaI family thioesterase, with amino-acid sequence MDLANESQFFNHVGFEMKEADEGDVTILLDIDEKHMNRNDTLHGGVHATMLDNVLGAVLHHRTELPSTTVSLNVNYLAPVKKGRLSATGTILQLGYKSATVEGVITDATGTAIAKGTGTFKILRKG; translated from the coding sequence GTGGATTTAGCAAACGAAAGCCAATTTTTCAATCACGTCGGTTTTGAAATGAAGGAAGCCGACGAAGGGGACGTCACCATTCTCCTCGATATCGACGAGAAGCACATGAATCGCAACGACACTCTCCACGGCGGCGTGCATGCCACGATGCTGGACAATGTGCTCGGCGCGGTCCTCCATCACCGTACCGAATTGCCGAGCACGACGGTGTCCCTCAACGTCAACTACCTGGCTCCGGTGAAAAAAGGTCGGCTGAGCGCAACCGGCACCATTTTGCAACTTGGCTACAAGTCAGCGACCGTCGAAGGGGTTATTACGGATGCAACGGGCACAGCGATCGCAAAAGGGACAGGAACATTTAAAATACTGAGAAAAGGTTGA
- a CDS encoding branched-chain amino acid ABC transporter permease: MDVLAQQLFNGLTIGSVYSLVALGLTLVYGILHIPNFAHGALYMVGGYATLMSMTLLGMPYFIAMFIAILVVGGIAVLMERLVFNQLRDSPPIHDKIAAIGLLLFLETLIRVIWGADYRSMSTPFSDNIVSFLGVTVTTQRILIVVAAILVMIALQLFLKKTMIGASIIAMSQDREGAFLQGINANRVAMLTFFISGGLAAVAAGINAPINLVYPDMGHLVILKAFVIVIIGGMGSVPGAILGGYILGFSESLGATFISAEYSDIIAFVLLVIILTVKPQGLFAKGAH, translated from the coding sequence ATGGATGTTCTTGCGCAACAACTGTTTAACGGACTTACGATTGGAAGCGTATACAGCTTGGTTGCTTTGGGGCTGACGCTCGTCTATGGGATTCTTCATATCCCGAACTTTGCCCATGGGGCCCTCTATATGGTCGGCGGCTATGCCACGTTAATGTCCATGACCCTCTTGGGAATGCCTTATTTTATCGCCATGTTCATCGCGATTTTAGTCGTCGGAGGTATCGCTGTGCTGATGGAGCGTCTCGTCTTTAATCAGCTCCGCGATTCGCCGCCGATTCACGATAAAATTGCGGCCATTGGTTTGTTGTTGTTCCTGGAAACGCTCATCCGTGTCATCTGGGGCGCGGATTATCGTTCCATGTCCACCCCCTTTAGTGACAACATCGTTTCTTTTCTCGGGGTTACGGTGACGACGCAGCGCATTTTAATCGTCGTGGCAGCCATCCTCGTCATGATCGCTTTGCAGCTTTTCTTGAAAAAGACGATGATCGGCGCTTCGATCATTGCCATGTCGCAAGATCGTGAAGGGGCTTTTCTTCAGGGGATCAACGCGAACCGAGTAGCGATGTTGACGTTTTTTATTTCCGGCGGACTCGCGGCAGTGGCTGCCGGCATTAATGCTCCGATCAATCTCGTGTACCCGGACATGGGGCATCTCGTCATTTTGAAAGCGTTTGTCATCGTTATTATCGGAGGAATGGGCAGCGTTCCGGGCGCGATTCTCGGCGGTTACATTCTCGGGTTTTCCGAAAGCCTCGGCGCCACCTTTATTTCCGCTGAATACAGCGACATCATCGCTTTTGTGTTGCTCGTCATTATTTTAACGGTGAAGCCGCAAGGTCTGTTTGCAAAGGGGGCGCACTAG